GATTTTGTTTTTTGGGGAATATTTTTGGGTTTCCATAATTGATTTTTCGATAGTTTTCAAAGATAAACATTTATATAAAATTTAAAAATGGAAGCAACTTACTGATTCAAAATATTTTGTATTTAAAAAACCGGATTTCAATTCACAGAAACATATTCAATTCTGTCTATTCATATAAAATTCAATATTTTTGCGGAAACCTATATTATATGAAGCGCGCCCTAATTTATCTTCTAGCCGGAACATTAATCAGTTTTGTTCTGAATTATTTTCTTTTGGGAAGTGAGGGTTGGGCGCTGGATCTTTATTATGGTTTTGCATTCGGTGCTGCGTGGGGAATGGCGTATTTTCTTGATGATGAAAAATTCACTTTACCTCAGAAGCTGGGAATTTCTTTTATCGGAATGGCGGTTCTGGTTGTTATAGGAATTTTCCTGTTTGATCTGGAGAAAGCCGTTCCTTCTGTTATTAAATTTTCGATGGTTTTTGTGGCGTACTATATTTTTGCGAGTTTTAAAAGCTCTAAATCGCTGAGAAAATAGTCTGAATTATTCTCTTAAAAAGACCATCACTTTGGTTCGACGAAAGAAATAACCACATCATTTTCAAATTCTTAGGATAATCTTTCCCAAAACATTTTCAGTTCCGAAAAAAATCTCTACCTTTGCACACCCTATTTAGGGAAAATTATGTTTAATCGTTAAACGAAAAAGTGTGAATACATTAAGTTACAAAACAGTTTCAGCTAACAAAGCTACCGCTAATAAAGAATGGGTTGTGGTAGACGCTGAAGGACAACCGTTAGGAAGACTAGCTTCTAAGGTTGCAAAGATTTTGAGAGGAAAGCACAAAACGAATTTTACGCCTCACGCAGACTGCGGAGATAACGTAATCGTTTTGAATGCTGGGAAAGTAACCCTTTCCGGGAACAAGTGGGCTGACAAGACTTACATTTGGCATACTGGGTATCCAGGAGGTCAGAAGTCAATGACTGCTCTTGAACTTCAGAAAAAGGATTCTTTAAAAGTATTGGAAAAATCTGTAAAAGGTATGCTTCCAAAAAACAGATTAGGATCTCAGTTATTCAGCAACCTTTATTTATATGAAGGAACTGAACACAAACATGAAGCTCAACAGCCAAAAGTTATTAATATTAACGAATTCAAATAATTAATATGTCAATAGTTCATAAAATCGGAAGAAGAAAAACTTCTGTTGCAAGAGTTTATGTGAGACCAGGTTCTGGTGTTATCACTATTAACAAGAAAGATTCTAAGGAATATTTCGGAACTGATGTTTTGGTTTACAAAGTTAATCAGCCATTTTTATTGACAGAAACTGCAGGTCAGTATGACGTGACAGTGAATGTTTTCGGAGGTGGAATTACTGGTCAGGCAGAAGCTATCAGATTAGGAGTTTCCAGAGCATTATGTGAAATCAACGCTGAATTCAGATTATTGCTTAAACCACACGGATTGCTTACAAGAGACGCAAGAATGGTGGAAAGAAAGAAACCAGGTCAGAAGAAAGCAAGAAAGAGATTCCAGTTCTCAAAACGTTAAGATTGGCTTTTGGCGAATGGCTCTTTGCCGTTGGCTGCACCAATTATTTAAAATTTCATTAACCGCCGTAAGCTGATTGCCAAAAGCAAGAAGCCAAAAGCAAAAATGCCCCGTTTAGTTTAGCACCCAAACTTTTCTCCCATCTAAAGAAAAGTTGATTGCGAAAAAGCGGAACGTAAACTAAAAACAAAAAAGCGACATGGCAAAAGCAAATGTTAAAGACCTTTTAGAGGCAGGTGTACACTTCGGTCACATGACCAGAAAGTGGAATCCAAATATGGCTCCATACATTTTTATGGAGAAAAACGGTATTCACATTGTAGACTTACATAAAACAGCAGTAAAATTAGACGAGGCTTGTAACGCTTTGGAAAAAATTACTTCTGCAGGCAAAAAAGTTCTTTTCGTAGCTACAAAGAAACAAGCGAAAGAAGTAGTTGCTAAATATGCAGCTGAACTTAATATGCCTTATATTACTGAAAGATGGCCAGGTGGAATGTTAACTAACTTTGTTACCATCCGTAAAGCTGTTAAGAAAATGAACCACATTGATAAAATGAAGAAAGACGGAACTTTCGAAACTTTATCTAAAAAAGAAAGACTTCAGGTTGACCGTCAGCGTGCTAACCTTGAGAAAAACTTAGGTTCAATTTCTGACATGGTTCGTCTTCCTTCAGCAATTTTCGTTGTTGATATTATGAAAGAACACATCGCAGTAACCGAAGCTAAAAAATTGGGTATTCCTGTATTCGCTATCGTTGATACGAACTCAGATCCAAGAAAAGTAGATTTCGTTATTCCAGGAAATGATGATGCTTCTAAATCTATCGATATGATCCTTAGCGTAGTTTCAGGTTCTATCAAAGACGGATTGTCTCAAAGAAAAGCAGATAAAGAAAAATCTAAAGAAGAAGGAGAAAAAGTATCAGCTGAGGCTGATGCAGATTTCGACACTGCTGCAGAATAAGATTTTATCTTCAGATATTGAAAAAGGTTCAGAAAATTTCTGAACCTTTTTTTTGTTTAGAAAAAATACCCGGCAAAAGCTCGGGTACATTTTCCTTTTAATCATAAAGTTTAGTTTCCTCCAGCGTTTTGTGCATATTTTCCGGAAGGTAAATTGCTTCCTGTGCTGCTTAACGTAACAACTGTATTTTTGGCAATACTTTTTGAGGATGAATAATTTGCATTACAGGCATTGCCGCTCAGCTGATAATTCCCTTTCTTCAGCACGACAAAGTTTTCGCCGCCAGCACGGACAGGGAGATTGTATGATTCCTTTCCGTGTACCCTGATGATCATGTTACAGCCGGAATTATTCTGGATCAGCAGAATCGCTTCTTTGTTCGTCACATCATTATCAAAAAGCTGGTTCAGCAGTTTTACGGTTTTCTGCTCGTGCGCTCCGGGGTTTCCGGCGGTAAGCTTGCGGAATTCTTCATCTTCATTCTGAACGTCTGCAAACTTTGAATTTTGGGGAGTTACAGATTTCGCTGTCGCAAGTTGGACGGGAGTTTTTCCCTGATTGGACTTTTTAAGGGCTGCCAATTTAGTGTTGAGGGTGCCCCGCCGCGGATCATCGCGCTGGGCGGTCTTCAGAAACGCTTCAATTTCTT
The window above is part of the Kaistella faecalis genome. Proteins encoded here:
- the rpsB gene encoding 30S ribosomal protein S2, with product MAKANVKDLLEAGVHFGHMTRKWNPNMAPYIFMEKNGIHIVDLHKTAVKLDEACNALEKITSAGKKVLFVATKKQAKEVVAKYAAELNMPYITERWPGGMLTNFVTIRKAVKKMNHIDKMKKDGTFETLSKKERLQVDRQRANLEKNLGSISDMVRLPSAIFVVDIMKEHIAVTEAKKLGIPVFAIVDTNSDPRKVDFVIPGNDDASKSIDMILSVVSGSIKDGLSQRKADKEKSKEEGEKVSAEADADFDTAAE
- a CDS encoding DUF6759 domain-containing protein; the encoded protein is MTKTFFMLAAFSCMSLAAQIQNSNILKSTDAKEIEAFLKTAQRDDPRRGTLNTKLAALKKSNQGKTPVQLATAKSVTPQNSKFADVQNEDEEFRKLTAGNPGAHEQKTVKLLNQLFDNDVTNKEAILLIQNNSGCNMIIRVHGKESYNLPVRAGGENFVVLKKGNYQLSGNACNANYSSSKSIAKNTVVTLSSTGSNLPSGKYAQNAGGN
- the rpsI gene encoding 30S ribosomal protein S9 encodes the protein MSIVHKIGRRKTSVARVYVRPGSGVITINKKDSKEYFGTDVLVYKVNQPFLLTETAGQYDVTVNVFGGGITGQAEAIRLGVSRALCEINAEFRLLLKPHGLLTRDARMVERKKPGQKKARKRFQFSKR
- the rplM gene encoding 50S ribosomal protein L13 encodes the protein MNTLSYKTVSANKATANKEWVVVDAEGQPLGRLASKVAKILRGKHKTNFTPHADCGDNVIVLNAGKVTLSGNKWADKTYIWHTGYPGGQKSMTALELQKKDSLKVLEKSVKGMLPKNRLGSQLFSNLYLYEGTEHKHEAQQPKVININEFK